The proteins below come from a single Rosa rugosa chromosome 2, drRosRugo1.1, whole genome shotgun sequence genomic window:
- the LOC133729889 gene encoding uncharacterized protein LOC133729889, translating to MLVIDDGSQGTETDPPRFRNSVQPKIQPNLVQIWCSVSQMDFPIFSVRTRFGPDNRPGPNMPRPRPEAVRELECPNCKRLFCAQFKVSWHAGITYAEFKRLNKDDTEKDDLIMEKLGYKKHWRKCPTCGIYVERSGGCTTIRCRCGTYFNFHCGRLGCSFCGKHRKKNYRTIGFFVFMKGSTEGFSGTGRNPILELLLNLLLRKGEIHVSF from the exons ATGTTGGTCATAG ATGATGGAAGTCAAGGAACCGAAACCGATCCGCCCCGATTCAGAAATTCGGTGCAACCGAAAATTCAGCCCAACCTAGTACAAATCTGGTGTTCGGTTTCACAAATGGACTTTCCGATTTTTTCAGTTCGAACTCGGTTTGGGCCTGATAACCGACCCGGCCCGAATATGCCCAGGCCTAGGCCAGAGGCAGTGAGGGAATTAGAGTGCCCTAATTGTAAAAGATTGTTCTGTGCGCAGTTTAAGGTTTCTTGGCACGCCGGGATTACTTATGCCGAGTTTAAGAGGCTGAATAAAGATGATACTGAAAAGGATGATCTCATTATGGAGAAACTTGGTTACAAGAAGCACTGGAGAAAGTGCCCAACTTGTGGGATCTATGTGGAAAGATCAGGAGGCTGCACAACAATACGATGCAG GTGCGGGACTTATTTCAACTTCCATTGTGGACGACTGGGTTGTTCTTTTTGTGGAAAAcacagaaagaaaaattatagaacTATAGGCTTCTTCGTATTCATGAAGGGGAGTACAGAAGGATTCAGCGGGACCGGGAGGAACCCTATACTAGAGCTACTGCTAAACTTGCTATTGAGAAAGGGAGAGATCCATGTCTCGTTCTGA